One genomic segment of Stigmatopora argus isolate UIUO_Sarg chromosome 3, RoL_Sarg_1.0, whole genome shotgun sequence includes these proteins:
- the prrt4a gene encoding proline-rich transmembrane protein 4 isoform X1 — MLFHWNFLIPAWWLLSFHVTFLTGEHSSEPLDSGSKGIPLGSSLRASVSWEDGQEGVLGEYSDVGEASGMTASHGRELEWEKTMVTPASLANGYEVPYSPIGPTPPDSASMTQDGMTLEANGRTEWSVSTKASFEEVVSIREETTDTEKEGSQGEVPEPGSPPQTSTTTFWTAIPTWTSTFQDEFAPIEVLGPSLEHSSALFVPLYSDWNTALATWGFAWEAHVYGLGSVFSAFGLISALSLLGLPFRCPSGSPYFTLLHFFVLGFAGTQAFRLLYDAYAHQDVLPPLSSLLLSQLPFPCLTAAFSLAFFLLSLRSRKRLSLSLAISPSLSALPKPRLLLFFSLAHFAVSLGCVGVSRLFHGLPATILLLPQGAFVCSTLFLSFSYLVFYCLIRVDAGRIYKPDDEGDCGGGSPEVAPPTACPFAKAEDWSRAAGAGVGTALCLLGCGGLQFYGILHALGLDGLGNYGLPPWPWWGYQTGCRVCEAGACLGLSLVGTRPLFCRRKSSRARPKPGSWSRLSCSSPGRPNSPVISWSQNQSEKKQLCEGPSEVLALGPLADSSGKQLACVASPNQSQTTLLPKATSPARRPNNMEYQFSFGADSTADLCPPSPIDLSRSIDQALFSESLFRHSIFGSQRLFPGSSSRSLCSPERGAPKQGSALAQNVLYRTSSCSDLDQDTDCEPSQAQSELKSEKLNWKESNCSSTLGLCSKPGEIRKLRSNSWANRGQSGAHNNSLPRAISQLSYHRRYRTLSVTSKDGRGSRRLGGTKQLSESKQLEWDLAAQAEFVDVCRQIDAWSVCSDTIEL; from the exons ATGCTTTTTCACTGGAATTTTCTCATCCCTGCCTGGTGGCTTCTCTCGTTTCACGTGACGTTTCTGACAGGAGAACACTCGAGTGAGCCTTTGGATTCTGGTTCAAAGGGAATCCCACTAGGATCTTCCCTCAGAGCGTCTGTGAGTTGGGAAGATGGCCAAGAGGGAGTTCTCGGGGAGTATAGCGACGTCGGAGAAGCTTCGGGGATGACGGCGTCGCATGGGAGGGAACTGGAATGGGAGAAAACCATGGTTACCCCAGCTTCTTTGGCAAATGGATACGAGGTCCCCTATTCTCCAATTGGACCAACTCCTCCAGATAGTGCCTCCATGACCCAGGACGGCATGACACTTGAGGCCAATGGGAGAACAGAATGGTCTGTTTCAACAAAAGCTTCATTTGAGGAAGTGGTTTCAATCAGAGAAGAGACAACGGACACAGAAAAAG AAGGCTCACAAGGTGAAGTCCCCGAGCCCGGCAGTCCTCCCCAGACCTCGACCACGACCTTCTGGACAGCGATTCCAACCTGGACTTCCACCTTCCAGGACGAATTTGCCCCCATTGAGGTCCTCGGGCCCTCTCTGGAGCACAGTTCTGCCCTCTTCGTCCCCCTGTATTCCGACTGGAACACGGCCTTGGCCACGTGGGGGTTTGCCTGGGAAGCCCACGTCTATGGCCTGGGCTCCGTCTTCAGCGCCTTCGGCCTGATCTCGGCGCTCTCCCTGCTGGGGCTGCCGTTCCGCTGTCCGTCAGGGAGCCCCTACTTCACCTTGCTCCACTTCTTCGTCCTGGGATTCGCGGGAACGCAGGCTTTCCGCCTGCTTTACGACGCCTACGCTCACCAAGACGTCCTCCCTCCGCTAAGCTCTCTCCTCCTCTCCCAGCTTCCCTTCCCGTGTTTGACGGCCGCCTTCTCGCTGGCGTTCTTCCTTTTGTCCCTGCGCTCTCGCAAGcgtctctccctctcgctcGCCATCTCCCCCTCGCTGTCCGCCCTCCCCAAGCCGCGCCTCCTTCTCTTCTTCTCCCTGGCGCACTTCGCCGTCTCTCTAGGCTGCGTCGGCGTTTCCCGTCTATTTCACGGCCTCCCCGCGaccatcctcctcctcccgcAGGGTGCCTTCGTGTGCTCGACGCTCTTCCTCTCCTTCTCCTACCTCGTCTTTTACTGCCTCATTCGAGTGGACGCCGGGCGTATCTACAAGCCAGACGACGAGGGCGATTGCGGGGGAGGCTCTCCCGAAGTGGCGCCACCCACCGCTTGCCCCTTTGCCAAAGCGGAAGATTGGAGTCGGGCGGCCGGCGCCGGAGTCGGAACCGCCTTGTGCCTGTTAGGATGCGGGGGCCTGCAGTTCTACGGGATCTTGCACGCTCTGGGTTTGGACGGGCTCGGAAACTACGGCCTCCCCCCCTGGCCCTGGTGGGGCTACCAAACGGGATGCCGAGTGTGCGAGGCCGGGGCGTGCTTGGGTCTGTCCCTCGTCGGCACGCGTCCTCTCTTCTGTCGCCGGAAATCTTCCCGGGCTCGCCCCAAACCAGGCTCGTGGTCTCGACTGTCCTGCAGCTCTCCTGGACGTCCGAATTCTCCCGTAATCTCCTGGTCTCAAAACCAATCGGAAAAAAAGCAACTCTGCGAGGGACCATCGGAGGTTCTCGCTCTAGGCCCCCTGGCGGATTCTTCCGGGAAACAACTTGCCTGCGTGGCTTCGCCCAATCAATCCCAGACCACTCTTCTCCCCAAAGCCACCAGCCCGGCACGGAGACCTAACAACATGGAATACCAGTTCAGTTTCGGAGCCGACTCCACCGCGGACCTGTGCCCCCCGTCTCCCATTGATTTGTCGCGCAGCATCGACCAGGCTCTCTTTAGCGAATCGCTATTCAGACACAGCATCTTCGGCTCCCAGAGACTCTTCCCCGGTTCCTCCAGTCGATCCCTGTGCTCTCCCGAGCGAGGCGCGCCCAAACAAGGGTCCGCCTTGGCGCAAAACGTACTTTATCGAACCTCTTCTTGCAGCGATCTGGATCAAGATACTGACTGTGAACCTTCCCAGGCTCAGAGTGAACTCAAATCAGAGAAGTTAAACTGGAAAGAAAGCAACTGCAGTTCAACTCTGGGCTTATGTAGCAAACCGGGCGAGATCCGAAAGCTGCGCTCCAACTCGTGGGCCAACAGAGGGCAGAGCGGGGCACACAACAATAGCCTCCCTCGCGCCATATCTCAATTGTCCTACCACAGACGCTACCGAACCTTGAGCGTCACCTCCAAGGACGGGCGGGGCTCCCGACGTCTGGGGGGCACCAAACAGCTGAGCGAGAGCAAGCAGCTCGAGTGGGATCTGGCCGCGCAGGCCGAGTTTGTCGACGTCTGCCGGCAAATTGACGCGTGGAGCGTTTGCAGTGACACAATCGAACTCTGA
- the LOC144071363 gene encoding transmembrane protein 53 isoform X1: MNGEKCRSFLDPFRPALSPESASTMLAGSVLRRSFSSHRLSKNVTFYMNDQAPVPGIQRCQDDKPLTLMLPWLGARPQAVAKYCDIYLRTGFDVLVVESEVQEFLWPRWSLQNGKKLMELLHSEPFASRPLTVHAFSIGGFTFTQLLVLMSEDPQKYNTLTGRIKGQVFDSLVVGSVELMASGVAKIGFPRWETPVKQMSLFYFNTFKRQTTDYYNRSIQVFWNSPVTVPALFFYCDNDPLSDPRALEEVLDFWQERGVTLSTKKWETSKHAGHLKAHPQEYVETLESYLKSLRIVPLKSKM; this comes from the exons ATGAACGGCGAAAAGTGCCGAAG TTTTCTGGACCCTTTCCGCCCTGCTTTGTCCCCAGAATCAGCGTCAACCATGCTGGCCGGCAGCGTTTTGCGCCGAAGCTTCTCCTCCCATCGCTTGAGTAAAAACGTCACCTTTTACATGAACGATCAGGCGCCCGTGCCCGGAATTCAACGCTGTCAGGACGATAAACCTCTGACGCTCATGCTGCCATGGTTGGGAGCTCGTCCGCAGGCCGTGGCCAAGTACTGCGACATCTACCTCAGGACCGGCTTCGATGTGCTCGTGGTGGAGAGTGAG GTGCAAGAATTCCTCTGGCCTCGTTGGAGTTTGCAGAACGGGAAGAAACTGATGGAGTTGCTGCACAGTGAGCCCTTCGCGTCACGCCCACTGACGGTCCACGCCTTCTCCATCGGCGGTTTCACCTTCACGCAGCTGCTGGTGCTGATGTCCGAGGACCCGCAGAAATACAACACGCTTACGGGGAGGATTAAAGGACAAGTTTTCGACAGCCTGGTGGTGGGATCCGTGGAGTTGATGGCTTCAG GTGTGGCCAAGATCGGGTTTCCTCGCTGGGAGACGCCGGTGAAACAAATGAGCCTCTTCTACTTCAACACCTTCAAACGGCAAACCACCGACTACTACAACAGGAGCATCCAAGTGTTCTGGAACTCGCCCGTCACCGTCCCTGCGCTCTTCTTCTACTGCGACAACGACCCGTTGAGCGACCCGCGGGCCCTCGAGGAGGTCCTCGACTTCTGGCAGGAGCGTGGCGTCACTCTCTCTACCAAGAAGTGGGAAACGTCCAAACACGCGGGACACCTGAAGGCACACCCACAAGAGTACGTCGAGACTCTTGAATCATACCTCAAGTCCTTACGTATCGTTCCGCTCAAgtccaaaatgtaa
- the LOC144071363 gene encoding transmembrane protein 53 isoform X4: MLAGSVLRRSFSSHRLSKNVTFYMNDQAPVPGIQRCQDDKPLTLMLPWLGARPQAVAKYCDIYLRTGFDVLVVESEVQEFLWPRWSLQNGKKLMELLHSEPFASRPLTVHAFSIGGFTFTQLLVLMSEDPQKYNTLTGRIKGQVFDSLVVGSVELMASGVAKIGFPRWETPVKQMSLFYFNTFKRQTTDYYNRSIQVFWNSPVTVPALFFYCDNDPLSDPRALEEVLDFWQERGVTLSTKKWETSKHAGHLKAHPQEYVETLESYLKSLRIVPLKSKM, translated from the exons ATGCTGGCCGGCAGCGTTTTGCGCCGAAGCTTCTCCTCCCATCGCTTGAGTAAAAACGTCACCTTTTACATGAACGATCAGGCGCCCGTGCCCGGAATTCAACGCTGTCAGGACGATAAACCTCTGACGCTCATGCTGCCATGGTTGGGAGCTCGTCCGCAGGCCGTGGCCAAGTACTGCGACATCTACCTCAGGACCGGCTTCGATGTGCTCGTGGTGGAGAGTGAG GTGCAAGAATTCCTCTGGCCTCGTTGGAGTTTGCAGAACGGGAAGAAACTGATGGAGTTGCTGCACAGTGAGCCCTTCGCGTCACGCCCACTGACGGTCCACGCCTTCTCCATCGGCGGTTTCACCTTCACGCAGCTGCTGGTGCTGATGTCCGAGGACCCGCAGAAATACAACACGCTTACGGGGAGGATTAAAGGACAAGTTTTCGACAGCCTGGTGGTGGGATCCGTGGAGTTGATGGCTTCAG GTGTGGCCAAGATCGGGTTTCCTCGCTGGGAGACGCCGGTGAAACAAATGAGCCTCTTCTACTTCAACACCTTCAAACGGCAAACCACCGACTACTACAACAGGAGCATCCAAGTGTTCTGGAACTCGCCCGTCACCGTCCCTGCGCTCTTCTTCTACTGCGACAACGACCCGTTGAGCGACCCGCGGGCCCTCGAGGAGGTCCTCGACTTCTGGCAGGAGCGTGGCGTCACTCTCTCTACCAAGAAGTGGGAAACGTCCAAACACGCGGGACACCTGAAGGCACACCCACAAGAGTACGTCGAGACTCTTGAATCATACCTCAAGTCCTTACGTATCGTTCCGCTCAAgtccaaaatgtaa
- the LOC144071363 gene encoding transmembrane protein 53 isoform X3, giving the protein MSFLDPFRPALSPESASTMLAGSVLRRSFSSHRLSKNVTFYMNDQAPVPGIQRCQDDKPLTLMLPWLGARPQAVAKYCDIYLRTGFDVLVVESEVQEFLWPRWSLQNGKKLMELLHSEPFASRPLTVHAFSIGGFTFTQLLVLMSEDPQKYNTLTGRIKGQVFDSLVVGSVELMASGVAKIGFPRWETPVKQMSLFYFNTFKRQTTDYYNRSIQVFWNSPVTVPALFFYCDNDPLSDPRALEEVLDFWQERGVTLSTKKWETSKHAGHLKAHPQEYVETLESYLKSLRIVPLKSKM; this is encoded by the exons ATGAG TTTTCTGGACCCTTTCCGCCCTGCTTTGTCCCCAGAATCAGCGTCAACCATGCTGGCCGGCAGCGTTTTGCGCCGAAGCTTCTCCTCCCATCGCTTGAGTAAAAACGTCACCTTTTACATGAACGATCAGGCGCCCGTGCCCGGAATTCAACGCTGTCAGGACGATAAACCTCTGACGCTCATGCTGCCATGGTTGGGAGCTCGTCCGCAGGCCGTGGCCAAGTACTGCGACATCTACCTCAGGACCGGCTTCGATGTGCTCGTGGTGGAGAGTGAG GTGCAAGAATTCCTCTGGCCTCGTTGGAGTTTGCAGAACGGGAAGAAACTGATGGAGTTGCTGCACAGTGAGCCCTTCGCGTCACGCCCACTGACGGTCCACGCCTTCTCCATCGGCGGTTTCACCTTCACGCAGCTGCTGGTGCTGATGTCCGAGGACCCGCAGAAATACAACACGCTTACGGGGAGGATTAAAGGACAAGTTTTCGACAGCCTGGTGGTGGGATCCGTGGAGTTGATGGCTTCAG GTGTGGCCAAGATCGGGTTTCCTCGCTGGGAGACGCCGGTGAAACAAATGAGCCTCTTCTACTTCAACACCTTCAAACGGCAAACCACCGACTACTACAACAGGAGCATCCAAGTGTTCTGGAACTCGCCCGTCACCGTCCCTGCGCTCTTCTTCTACTGCGACAACGACCCGTTGAGCGACCCGCGGGCCCTCGAGGAGGTCCTCGACTTCTGGCAGGAGCGTGGCGTCACTCTCTCTACCAAGAAGTGGGAAACGTCCAAACACGCGGGACACCTGAAGGCACACCCACAAGAGTACGTCGAGACTCTTGAATCATACCTCAAGTCCTTACGTATCGTTCCGCTCAAgtccaaaatgtaa
- the prrt4a gene encoding proline-rich transmembrane protein 4 isoform X2: MTASHGRELEWEKTMVTPASLANGYEVPYSPIGPTPPDSASMTQDGMTLEANGRTEWSVSTKASFEEVVSIREETTDTEKEGSQGEVPEPGSPPQTSTTTFWTAIPTWTSTFQDEFAPIEVLGPSLEHSSALFVPLYSDWNTALATWGFAWEAHVYGLGSVFSAFGLISALSLLGLPFRCPSGSPYFTLLHFFVLGFAGTQAFRLLYDAYAHQDVLPPLSSLLLSQLPFPCLTAAFSLAFFLLSLRSRKRLSLSLAISPSLSALPKPRLLLFFSLAHFAVSLGCVGVSRLFHGLPATILLLPQGAFVCSTLFLSFSYLVFYCLIRVDAGRIYKPDDEGDCGGGSPEVAPPTACPFAKAEDWSRAAGAGVGTALCLLGCGGLQFYGILHALGLDGLGNYGLPPWPWWGYQTGCRVCEAGACLGLSLVGTRPLFCRRKSSRARPKPGSWSRLSCSSPGRPNSPVISWSQNQSEKKQLCEGPSEVLALGPLADSSGKQLACVASPNQSQTTLLPKATSPARRPNNMEYQFSFGADSTADLCPPSPIDLSRSIDQALFSESLFRHSIFGSQRLFPGSSSRSLCSPERGAPKQGSALAQNVLYRTSSCSDLDQDTDCEPSQAQSELKSEKLNWKESNCSSTLGLCSKPGEIRKLRSNSWANRGQSGAHNNSLPRAISQLSYHRRYRTLSVTSKDGRGSRRLGGTKQLSESKQLEWDLAAQAEFVDVCRQIDAWSVCSDTIEL, translated from the exons ATGACGGCGTCGCATGGGAGGGAACTGGAATGGGAGAAAACCATGGTTACCCCAGCTTCTTTGGCAAATGGATACGAGGTCCCCTATTCTCCAATTGGACCAACTCCTCCAGATAGTGCCTCCATGACCCAGGACGGCATGACACTTGAGGCCAATGGGAGAACAGAATGGTCTGTTTCAACAAAAGCTTCATTTGAGGAAGTGGTTTCAATCAGAGAAGAGACAACGGACACAGAAAAAG AAGGCTCACAAGGTGAAGTCCCCGAGCCCGGCAGTCCTCCCCAGACCTCGACCACGACCTTCTGGACAGCGATTCCAACCTGGACTTCCACCTTCCAGGACGAATTTGCCCCCATTGAGGTCCTCGGGCCCTCTCTGGAGCACAGTTCTGCCCTCTTCGTCCCCCTGTATTCCGACTGGAACACGGCCTTGGCCACGTGGGGGTTTGCCTGGGAAGCCCACGTCTATGGCCTGGGCTCCGTCTTCAGCGCCTTCGGCCTGATCTCGGCGCTCTCCCTGCTGGGGCTGCCGTTCCGCTGTCCGTCAGGGAGCCCCTACTTCACCTTGCTCCACTTCTTCGTCCTGGGATTCGCGGGAACGCAGGCTTTCCGCCTGCTTTACGACGCCTACGCTCACCAAGACGTCCTCCCTCCGCTAAGCTCTCTCCTCCTCTCCCAGCTTCCCTTCCCGTGTTTGACGGCCGCCTTCTCGCTGGCGTTCTTCCTTTTGTCCCTGCGCTCTCGCAAGcgtctctccctctcgctcGCCATCTCCCCCTCGCTGTCCGCCCTCCCCAAGCCGCGCCTCCTTCTCTTCTTCTCCCTGGCGCACTTCGCCGTCTCTCTAGGCTGCGTCGGCGTTTCCCGTCTATTTCACGGCCTCCCCGCGaccatcctcctcctcccgcAGGGTGCCTTCGTGTGCTCGACGCTCTTCCTCTCCTTCTCCTACCTCGTCTTTTACTGCCTCATTCGAGTGGACGCCGGGCGTATCTACAAGCCAGACGACGAGGGCGATTGCGGGGGAGGCTCTCCCGAAGTGGCGCCACCCACCGCTTGCCCCTTTGCCAAAGCGGAAGATTGGAGTCGGGCGGCCGGCGCCGGAGTCGGAACCGCCTTGTGCCTGTTAGGATGCGGGGGCCTGCAGTTCTACGGGATCTTGCACGCTCTGGGTTTGGACGGGCTCGGAAACTACGGCCTCCCCCCCTGGCCCTGGTGGGGCTACCAAACGGGATGCCGAGTGTGCGAGGCCGGGGCGTGCTTGGGTCTGTCCCTCGTCGGCACGCGTCCTCTCTTCTGTCGCCGGAAATCTTCCCGGGCTCGCCCCAAACCAGGCTCGTGGTCTCGACTGTCCTGCAGCTCTCCTGGACGTCCGAATTCTCCCGTAATCTCCTGGTCTCAAAACCAATCGGAAAAAAAGCAACTCTGCGAGGGACCATCGGAGGTTCTCGCTCTAGGCCCCCTGGCGGATTCTTCCGGGAAACAACTTGCCTGCGTGGCTTCGCCCAATCAATCCCAGACCACTCTTCTCCCCAAAGCCACCAGCCCGGCACGGAGACCTAACAACATGGAATACCAGTTCAGTTTCGGAGCCGACTCCACCGCGGACCTGTGCCCCCCGTCTCCCATTGATTTGTCGCGCAGCATCGACCAGGCTCTCTTTAGCGAATCGCTATTCAGACACAGCATCTTCGGCTCCCAGAGACTCTTCCCCGGTTCCTCCAGTCGATCCCTGTGCTCTCCCGAGCGAGGCGCGCCCAAACAAGGGTCCGCCTTGGCGCAAAACGTACTTTATCGAACCTCTTCTTGCAGCGATCTGGATCAAGATACTGACTGTGAACCTTCCCAGGCTCAGAGTGAACTCAAATCAGAGAAGTTAAACTGGAAAGAAAGCAACTGCAGTTCAACTCTGGGCTTATGTAGCAAACCGGGCGAGATCCGAAAGCTGCGCTCCAACTCGTGGGCCAACAGAGGGCAGAGCGGGGCACACAACAATAGCCTCCCTCGCGCCATATCTCAATTGTCCTACCACAGACGCTACCGAACCTTGAGCGTCACCTCCAAGGACGGGCGGGGCTCCCGACGTCTGGGGGGCACCAAACAGCTGAGCGAGAGCAAGCAGCTCGAGTGGGATCTGGCCGCGCAGGCCGAGTTTGTCGACGTCTGCCGGCAAATTGACGCGTGGAGCGTTTGCAGTGACACAATCGAACTCTGA
- the LOC144071363 gene encoding transmembrane protein 53 isoform X2, whose amino-acid sequence MSCFLDPFRPALSPESASTMLAGSVLRRSFSSHRLSKNVTFYMNDQAPVPGIQRCQDDKPLTLMLPWLGARPQAVAKYCDIYLRTGFDVLVVESEVQEFLWPRWSLQNGKKLMELLHSEPFASRPLTVHAFSIGGFTFTQLLVLMSEDPQKYNTLTGRIKGQVFDSLVVGSVELMASGVAKIGFPRWETPVKQMSLFYFNTFKRQTTDYYNRSIQVFWNSPVTVPALFFYCDNDPLSDPRALEEVLDFWQERGVTLSTKKWETSKHAGHLKAHPQEYVETLESYLKSLRIVPLKSKM is encoded by the exons ATGAGTTG TTTTCTGGACCCTTTCCGCCCTGCTTTGTCCCCAGAATCAGCGTCAACCATGCTGGCCGGCAGCGTTTTGCGCCGAAGCTTCTCCTCCCATCGCTTGAGTAAAAACGTCACCTTTTACATGAACGATCAGGCGCCCGTGCCCGGAATTCAACGCTGTCAGGACGATAAACCTCTGACGCTCATGCTGCCATGGTTGGGAGCTCGTCCGCAGGCCGTGGCCAAGTACTGCGACATCTACCTCAGGACCGGCTTCGATGTGCTCGTGGTGGAGAGTGAG GTGCAAGAATTCCTCTGGCCTCGTTGGAGTTTGCAGAACGGGAAGAAACTGATGGAGTTGCTGCACAGTGAGCCCTTCGCGTCACGCCCACTGACGGTCCACGCCTTCTCCATCGGCGGTTTCACCTTCACGCAGCTGCTGGTGCTGATGTCCGAGGACCCGCAGAAATACAACACGCTTACGGGGAGGATTAAAGGACAAGTTTTCGACAGCCTGGTGGTGGGATCCGTGGAGTTGATGGCTTCAG GTGTGGCCAAGATCGGGTTTCCTCGCTGGGAGACGCCGGTGAAACAAATGAGCCTCTTCTACTTCAACACCTTCAAACGGCAAACCACCGACTACTACAACAGGAGCATCCAAGTGTTCTGGAACTCGCCCGTCACCGTCCCTGCGCTCTTCTTCTACTGCGACAACGACCCGTTGAGCGACCCGCGGGCCCTCGAGGAGGTCCTCGACTTCTGGCAGGAGCGTGGCGTCACTCTCTCTACCAAGAAGTGGGAAACGTCCAAACACGCGGGACACCTGAAGGCACACCCACAAGAGTACGTCGAGACTCTTGAATCATACCTCAAGTCCTTACGTATCGTTCCGCTCAAgtccaaaatgtaa